The genomic segment TTTAGaattctttctcctttctatACAATGAAGTCATAGGGTCCTTTCCTTTCCCCATgataacagaagaaaaaaagtggTAGAAAAAGGGGTAATGGTAGGAAAGAGAGCCATCTGTCCTCCTAAAGGGCTAGCTGGACTCTAAACGAATTATACGTTTATTCCACAAAGTGACTTTGTAATCTGAGTCGGAAAGAAAAAACATGAAGTGAGGGCACTGGTTAGGGCCTCTTCAGTATATGGCCTCGTCCATATTGTCATCACTGTCACCCCCAAAGTCCTCTCCATTGTCAAAATAGGACATGATGTAATCGGTTtcctaaaacagaaaagaaacattGAAAATCAGGCTTGGTAGACCTGGAGTTAAGATGCATGCCCTGCATATGTCcatctggttctattcctggctccatatacAATGTGGCCCTGAAGGCCCCCAGCAATGGCCCAGTTTATTCCCCGACAAGGCAGTGCCTGAAGAGCACCCAAATATTGGGCCCTCAACTGAACCGCTAGCTCTATGGGCTGAGACTTGCCATGAGGGGCCCCAGGGGCTCCTGAGCAACCCCATGGGAGGCCCAATGACTTGAGCTCAGGTGTGCCTTCACcttccttctatatgcaaggcctTCCCCTCACTCACTTCCCCTCTGGGCCTGGAAAGTCCTTGGCAACTGAAGCTGGTCTTGAGAAGAATCCAGGGACTGATTAAAGAGAGGAAAGTCCTTCTTTGGGATGTGTCTCAGCCCTCTGGGTTAGCTGAGATCACTAGGGCTTATGAAAAGGGGGGACTGGGAAGGGCAGGGACCCCTTCACCTCTTCATGCTCTTCCTCATCatactcttcttcttcttcctcctccttctcttctccttcttctttctcctcttcttcctctgaagtcacttcttcctccttcttctccagGGTCTTATGAGAAGGTAAACAGGAAGAGAAACTATGATTCAACTCATAAAATCGAAAGGGCTAAAAAGGGACAGATGGGGGGGCCAAGGCCATCCCCAGCTCTTTTCCTCCATACCTCCAGTTTCTGAATCGTTTCCTCCTTATCTTCTGTGCTCTTAGGGGGCCTCTTGGGGAGGAGGATGGTGGTGCCTGCTGAGAAAAACAAAGTTAGAGACCGAACTTTCTAGTAGTCAAGTATGTTATCAGCAACCCCGCAGAGACTACGTTTTGCTGCCCTCCCGTGGTCATAATGGCAACGGCCACATCAACACTGGCCGTGTCACTGTCACCTGCTGCTCCCGTCATTTTTCAGGAAAACTCACGCTCCTTCTGTAGCTTCCGCACTCGGATTTTCAGTTCCCGGGGTAGACGTCTCCAATCTGGGGACAGTGGGAATATAACtatcaattcttttgtttgtttgtttgtttgtttgtgggctacacccagtgacattcagggattactcctttctataagctcaggaattgctcctggcttgagggaccacttgggacgccgggggatcaaaccacggtctgggggaccatttgggacgccaggggatcgaaccacggtccatcctaggctagcgcgtgcaaggtagACACTATActtcttgcgccaccacttcagccctatAGCTATCAGTTCTATGATGCCTGGGGTCTCTGGGGGAAAGAGGACTGGcttaaaggagagagaaggcaggaaggaaagtgCTGAGTCAGAGCTGCTTAGAACAAAACTGTGGCCTGGCTACCTCCAGTAGAGTCTGAGAGTGTGAAAAGCATATCTGAGGCTGGAGGGCAGGTGCTATGATGGCTGCAGGTTTCTCCAGTACTTACCAGGGTTCCAATCGATGGCATTATCAATTGGTCCAGACATCTGGTATTTGTCTG from the Suncus etruscus isolate mSunEtr1 chromosome 10, mSunEtr1.pri.cur, whole genome shotgun sequence genome contains:
- the POLR3GL gene encoding DNA-directed RNA polymerase III subunit RPC7-like, with the protein product MASRGGGHGRGRGQLTFNMEAVGISKGDALPPPTLQPSPLFPPLEFHPVPLPSGEEGEYVLALKQELRGAMRQLPYFIRPAVPKRDVERYSDKYQMSGPIDNAIDWNPDWRRLPRELKIRVRKLQKERTTILLPKRPPKSTEDKEETIQKLETLEKKEEEVTSEEEEEKEEGEEKEEEEEEEYDEEEHEEETDYIMSYFDNGEDFGGDSDDNMDEAIY